GGGAAAGACGCCAGCCGCGCCCACCCCTTCGGCTACGGGAAAGCGGAGTTCTTCTACTCCTTTCTCGTCTCTGTCCTGCTCTTCGGCATCGCGGGCTGGGAGAGCGCGAAACACGGCTACAACGCCATCGTCCACGGCGGGCACGGCGGCGTTCCGGAGCCGGTGAGTCTGTTGGGGTTCAGCTTCGACCCGATCTGGGTGAACGTCACGGTCCTGCTCGGGGCCATCGCCTTCGAGACCTACGCGCTGGCGAAGGCCAACGCTGGCCTGCGCTCGTCGATGGACGAGTACGGCTGGGGGAGCTACCGCGAAGCGTTCCGGAAGACCAGCGACGTGACGACCCTGACGGCGTTCACCGAGGACACCATCGCACTCGTCGGTGCTGGTCTCGCACTGGTCGGTGTCGTCCTCTCGCGCGTCCTGAACAACCCGATCTTCGACGCGGTGACGGCGCTGTTGATCGGCCTCATGCTGATGGGCTTCGCGCTCGCGCTGGCGTGGGAGAACAAGCGGCTGATCCTCGGTGAGAGTCTCCCCTCTGCGGTCGAGGCGGAGCTTCGTGAACTACTGGGTCAGCACGAGGGCGTGACCCACGTCGACACCTTCCGGACGGTGTTCGTCGGTCCGGAGAAGGTGCTGGTGACGGCGGACGTGAGTTTCGATCCGGAACTGGTGACGGGCGACATCGACGACGACATCTCGGCGCTGGAACAGAAGTTGAAGCAGGCGGACAGCCGGGTGCGCGTCGTCTACATCGAACCCGAGTTGTAGGTTGTAGACGATTCGGCCCGAGAGGTTGGGGTCGATTCTGCGGGTGAGATCGGTCTCGTTTTCGGCGCGAAAATCGAGGTGGAATGTCACGGTGAAATAGAGGTTTGATCTACTCGTGAGAACGGGAACTCGTTCTGTGTCGAGAACGAGAGGTGAGAGCCCCCGGCGTCTCGATTGTCCGCGACGTCCTGTCGTTCGAGAGAGCGAAGCTCTCTCGTGGTGACGAGAGACGCCGTCGGCGTCTCTCGAACCACGCGCTTCCCTCAGGCTGGCGGGTAAGCCCGCCAGCCTGCAGTCCAGTGTCGTCGGGCGACCCGAGAGTCGCCCGACTGCTGGCGGGACCTCCGGTCCCGTTCTGTCGTCGGCGCGCCGCGCCGACTGCCAGCGAGACCCTCGGTCTCGCTCTGTCACCGGCGCGGCGCGCCGGTTTCCTGCGGGACAGCCGGTCCCGCTCTGCTCACGAGACCGCCGGCCCCGTTCAGTCCCACCCGACGATGTGACGACCCGTCGTGCACCTCCCGGTGGACCAGTCGCTTTCAGCGTCGTGCCTACCTGCGACCGGTGGCGCGGCATGAAAGCCGCGCCAGCCCGGTCGACTGGTGCGTGTGTCGTCTGCTGTTACTGGTCGTCGGACGAGAGTCGAATGGAGCCAGAGTCGAATCGGTTCGCAGAGGGGGCGCGTCGGGGACCGGGTCGGTCTAGCGTCGTTTCAGTCGTGCCGCCTGTCGATCAGCGCAGTTCCTTCCACTCGGAGCCACACTCCGGACACGTCCTGACCGAGAACACCTCGTCGGGGTCGTTCTTCTTCTTCAGCGTCTTCTCACAGTCCGCGCAGTTCAGTCGCTCGTAGGTGTCCTTCATCAGTTCCCCGTCGCGCAGACCCTTCCGCGTCGATTTCATATCTCGGCCTTCGTGACCGCGCTTAAAAAAGCCGGTGGCCCGCTCCGGAGTCGGAAGGCTTGAC
This genomic window from Salinirubrum litoreum contains:
- a CDS encoding cation diffusion facilitator family transporter, producing the protein MAESKSVVLAALIANGAIAVMKFLGFLVTGSPSMLSETYHSISDTGNQVFLLVGIWYGGKDASRAHPFGYGKAEFFYSFLVSVLLFGIAGWESAKHGYNAIVHGGHGGVPEPVSLLGFSFDPIWVNVTVLLGAIAFETYALAKANAGLRSSMDEYGWGSYREAFRKTSDVTTLTAFTEDTIALVGAGLALVGVVLSRVLNNPIFDAVTALLIGLMLMGFALALAWENKRLILGESLPSAVEAELRELLGQHEGVTHVDTFRTVFVGPEKVLVTADVSFDPELVTGDIDDDISALEQKLKQADSRVRVVYIEPEL
- a CDS encoding HVO_0758 family zinc finger protein, whose protein sequence is MKSTRKGLRDGELMKDTYERLNCADCEKTLKKKNDPDEVFSVRTCPECGSEWKELR